From Pleurocapsa sp. PCC 7319:
TATTGTAGAGGGAGTAGCTACCTGTCAAATTATTGAATCTAAAGCGGCTGAGTTAGGCATTATTGTTAATGATGAAGAACTTCAGCAAGCAGCTGATGATTTCCGTTTAACTCAAAATTTAAACAATATCGAAGCTACATGGCAGTGGTTAGAAAGCAATCATTTATCTATGGATGATTTTGAAGCTTTGATCCACACTGATACACTGACGAAAAAACTGGTTCAACATCTTTTTAGCGATCGCGTTGAATCCTTTTTCTATCAAAATCAGCTCGACTATACGGGGGTAGCGATGTACGAACTGATATTAGACGATGAAGATCTGGCGATCGAATTATTCTGCGCTCTTCAAGAAGGGGAAGTGAGTTTCCAAGAAATTTCTAGAAGATATGAATCTAATCCTGTTCGCCGTCGCTCAGGGGGGTATTGTGGAGTACTGCAACGACAAAACCTGAAACCTGAAATATCTGCCGCCGTATTTGCAGCTTCCCCTCCTCAACTATTGAAACCAATAATTACATCTATGGGAGTTCATCTCATCTTAGTTGAAGAGATCATTCGACCCCGGTTAGATGAAGAGTTACAAAATCAAATTATGTCAACTTTATTCTCCGAGTGGCTACAACAACAGCTAGAAGAAGTTCAAATAGTTACGGAGTTTAGTGAAAACAAGCAAAATGTTCTAATTCAATAAAATTTAAACAGCCTAAGTAACTTTACGCCCCATATAACTTGTTGAGCATTTCATTTATCTAAGAGTTTAACTCGGCAAAATAGTTGATAAATATAAATGTCAACTTTCTGAATAACAAGTTTTGATTATTTTAGCCTTAGGATGCTCCAGCATCGTTGCTTAAGACAGAGACATTAAAGTTATCACCACCAAAGGATACTTGCACATTAACATTGTTGTTGATCTGAACAATATTTGTGAATTCAAAATTGAAATATCTTTTTCGATGACCACCGATAACAGTACCAGTTTCGCGATCGCTTAATAAGCTTAATTCAGAATTTAATTCTTGTAGTTCAGCAATTTGAATTTTAGACATTTCTTTTCCTCGCTACTATTTCTCAGAAGCTATTGTTTTTTCTATAAGCCAAATAAATCACAAATTAAGATATATATGTGGCAATATATTTGCCATATATGAAATCTTTCAATTTTAGTATTTTTTCGTTACTGTCAATAAAAATCTTAAATACAAGTCTATTAACAGTAACAATAAGAATTGCTAGTTTGCTCTTTACTGAGCAACAAAAACAAAGTTATGCTGACTAGTACCGTTAGATTGATCGGTGAAACTATATTTTTGATTGCCAATAGTAATCTGAATAGTTTCGTTTTCATTATTTTGCTCAATATCTGTAACATTGACATTAAATCTTGAAGAGATATAAGCACTAAACCCCAGAACACTAGAGCGATACAGATAAGAGGTTCCACCAACAATTTCTGAAGCTTCAGCTTCGTTTAGCTTCTTAAAATCAGAAGAAAAGGAGTTTAATTTTGTAAGTCGAAGTTTAGTCATTTTTAACTCTTATTTAAACTCGAGTTTGATACTATATTTATGGTGTATTTTTAACCATTTACGAAGCTAGAAAATATCTAGACAAATTATCTATTCTGCTCAACTAAGTATAAATATATTAGAATGAGCAGAATAGTAATATTTCCTACAATAATTACCAAAAAATTTATTACACTAATGATTAATATTTGTTGGCATTACTGAATAATCAGATTAGTATTATTGGTAGACACTAGCTGAATTATCTTGATAAGTGCTATTGTAATTGCTGGCACTACCGTAGTAGCTATCTGCTATTTGCAAAGTTGAATTGTAGTTGAATTGTGAAATATAAGCAGATTTATCAAAGTACCCACCAACAACCTTATTAGTTTGTTGCTCATTTAATGCATCAAATTCAGAAGTAGTTCGGTTGAGTTCTTTGATTTGAATTTTAGACATTTTTTTTCTCCAAAAACTAAATATTGATGTATTCCTTTCAATCAAAAAAAATCTACTAATCTTATTGGTAGACACGAGCGGAATTATATTGGCTAGTTGAATTGCTATTGTTAGAACCACTATAGTAATAGCTGTAGCCACCTTCTGCTAGTTGTATAGTAGAGTTGACATTTTGTTGATAGATATCAACATACTTATCATAGTATCCACCTATAACTTCACTACATTCTCGATCACTTAAGGTATTGAATCCAGAAGCAGTTACGTTGAGTTTATCAATTTGAATTTTAGACATTTTTTTTCTCCAGAAAACTAAGTTACGATACAATCTTTTTCACTAAAGCTAATAAGCTTGTTGAAATTA
This genomic window contains:
- a CDS encoding peptidylprolyl isomerase, with product MKQTLKINQTAIVNHLKLSRQLDRIVEGVATCQIIESKAAELGIIVNDEELQQAADDFRLTQNLNNIEATWQWLESNHLSMDDFEALIHTDTLTKKLVQHLFSDRVESFFYQNQLDYTGVAMYELILDDEDLAIELFCALQEGEVSFQEISRRYESNPVRRRSGGYCGVLQRQNLKPEISAAVFAASPPQLLKPIITSMGVHLILVEEIIRPRLDEELQNQIMSTLFSEWLQQQLEEVQIVTEFSENKQNVLIQ